Part of the Mycolicibacterium mageritense genome is shown below.
CGACGGTATCGGGCTTGAGGTCGATCAGAAACACGCCGCGCTCCTGCAGCTCCGTCAGGACGGCCGCCTTGTTGTACCGGCTGGGTTCGGTGTTCGGCAGGATCGCCCGCGCCACCGACCGGAACAGTGAGTCCTGCGTCGCGACGTCGGTGAAATAGAAGTAGCGGTCATCAGCGGCCGGCGGTGCCTGGGCCACCAGCAGGAGCCGAATATGGTCGGGCCGGTACCTTTCGGCGGCCTCGGCACGGCGCCGGCGCACCTCCGCGGCGACGGACTCCTCTCGCGGCGTGGCCAGCGGTGGCGGCGCCGAAATTGATAGATCTCAGACCGGTCTCTATCACCTTGTGACACTGCAGTTTTCGATGTAGACGTGGCAGTGCCCCACCGGATTGTCGGGGGCACTGCAGTTTTCAGACTGTCACCGTCACCGCGTCCATCACGGGGCCATCCTCCGGCTCCGGTTCCTCACCGACCGCCAAGGCCGCGTACGGCGTGAAAGGAAGGTACGCACGAAGGGCGTGGAAGCCGACCCGCAACTCCTTGCAGACTCTGTCCGGATCCGCGCCGGCGGCGACCATCACGGCGGCCGCGGACATCTTCGCGGCGTCCATGCCCTTCCGCCACTGCTGGTACTCACGCAGTGCCCGTTGCGTCGCGGGATCGGTGGGGTCGCCGATCATCGCCTCGCCGAATCCGAGCAGCGTCTCGCGGTTCAGGTCCGCCAGCCGCGCCATGGCGGCGGGGAGTTCCTGACGCGCCGTGGCGATCTGGTCCGGGGTGGGTTGTGCGAATATCATGGGTTCTCTTTCTATTGCTGGGCTTCATGTTTCGGCGCGATGGCGGCGGTGCGCGAGTCACGCCAGAGCGACTTCCAGCCGCCGATCCAGATAGCCTCGGACTCGGGATCGAACCCGAGCGGACACCAGGTCTCAGCGACGTTGGCGGTCACTTCGACTACTGTCATCGCGCATCGATCGGGCACTCTCGCGTCCCGCGACGAATACTTTGGCGGAGGCGAGATCTGGGCTCATGCCGCCGCTCCTCCGGCGTCGATGAACCGCTCCACCGCATCCGCCCGCACCAGTCGCCGGCGGCCGATCTTCACCGACGCGAGGCGCCCGTCCTTGAGCAGCTGGTACACCGTCGTCTGCCCGCAGCGAAGCATCTCGGCGGTCTCAGACACAGTCAGTAGGGTGCGTGGAGGCTCTGCGTCGGTCGTCGTCTGGGCAGCGGCCACCAGTGCAGCAATGACGGCGGTCAATTCGTCCGCGTTCGTGCTCATGAAGCTCAGCGAAGTGCACGAACGCGTTAGCGTCCAGCGAACCGTCACGACACGCCGGAGCTCGGCGTGTCGTACGAAGTTAGACGAAATCTCGGTGCCTCAAGAGATGCCGCCCCGCGTGGCACGCAGACCTGACTGGGTGAAACCCGTCGAGACGAGCAAGGGCCGGCGCTACGAGGTACGGGTGCACGGCAACCGACCCGACGGCTCCCGGTTCCAGAACAAGAAGAGATTCAAGTCGGTCGAAGAGGCGGTGAAGTGGCGGACCACTGTCGTCTCGGAGCTGTCGCACGGCACCCACGTCGCACCGAGCGAACTGACAGTGCGACAGGCCGCAGACTTGTGGCTTGAATCGCAACGGATCCGGACCTCGACCCGCGAGGGTTACATCGCGAACCTGCGTCCACTCGTCGACCTGCTCGGCGACCGCCTGGTGCAGTCCATCACGAAGGCCGACATCGAGGCGCTGGTGACCACGCTGCGCAAGGGCGGGTCCGCGTTCGGCGACTGGCACGCCCCGGCGAAGCTACTCAAGGCGGCCCGGAAGACGCGAGATCCGTTGGCACCGCGCACGATCAACTCCTGATCCGGGTGCGCGCGGTGTTCGACGACCTCGAGCAGCAGGGCGTACTCCCGCGCAACGTGGCCAACCTGGTGAAGTCCTTGCCGGTGGCCCGTCCGGAGTTGTCCACGCTCGACGACGACCAGGCCGCTGCCCTACTGGACGCGACGACCGAGGACTGCTTCCACGTCGCGTGGCGACTGGCCCTGTCTGGTCTGCGCCGGGGCGAAATCCTTGCGCTCGCTTGGGATTCGGTCGACCTCGACGCGGGCACCGTCACGATCGCCGCGGCGCGCATCGCGGTCGCGGGCGGCAGCGTCACCGGCGCGACGAAGACGAAGTCCAGCGAGCGGACCCTGCCGTTGCCGCCCGACCTGGCGGCCGCGCTGAAGCTGGAAGCCGAGCGGCAGAAGGAACTGCGGAAACTGCTTGGGAACCGCTGGCCGAACTCGGGCCTGGTGGTCGTCGATGACTCCGGCGCCCCACCACACCCGGACACCCTCAGCAAGGCGTGGCGCGAAGCCCTGGCGGGGGCCGGGCTCCCCCACGTCCGACTGCACGACGCGCGCCACAGCTGTGCGACGCTCATGCACCTGGACGGGGTGCCGGCCGCGGTGATCGCCGCCTGGCTCGGACACACTGATGCCCGGTTCACGCTCTCCGTCTACGCACACGCGAACGACAACGCACTCGCCACCGCCGCGGCGTCGCTGTCGAAGGTGACCGGCAAGCGACCGAAGCAGGACGCGGAGTGACCCACGGCGGGGTCATCGCGGACCGATTAGATTCCGAATGGGTCAACCTGGGTCATCGAGCCCGGGTGGCCCGGAGGTCGGTTACAGACAAATCTCGGCGTTTACCTGCAACAACTTTGGTGGGCGCGGACGGTATCGAACCGCCGACCGCTGGTGTGTAAAACCAGAGCTCTACCACTGAGCTACGCGCCCCGTCGCAGGCACGGTACCCGACCGTGCGCCGTGACCGGAAATCCGTTATGTCCGCAGGGCCGCCAGCGCCTTGACCCACACCGACTGGTCCCGCGCCTGACCGGGCTCCATCATCTCGGCAAATCGGATGATCCCGGAGCGGTCGATCACGAACGTGCCGCGGTTGGGGTACCCCGCGTCGGCGTTGAAAACCCCATAGGACTGCGCCACCGCGCCGTGCGGCCAGAAATCGGACAGCACCGGAAAGGTGAACCCGCTTTGGACGGACCAGATCTTGTGGGTCGGCGGCGGCCCGACCGAGACGGTCAGCGTTGCGGTGTCATCGTTCTCGTAGCGCGGCAGGTTGTCGCGGATCTCGCCGAGCTCGCCTTCGCATACGCCCGTGAACGCCAACGGGAAGAAGACCAGCAGCACGTTCTTGTCGCGCAACGCCGACAGTGTCACCGGCCGGTTGTTCTGGTCTCTGAGCGTGAAATCCGGCGCGGCCGTCCCCACGTCGAGCACTAGCGCCTGCCGGCTGCCTTGGACTTGGGCTGCACCAGCCGGCTCGCCGTCCAGTCGCCCAGCTTGGCCGACGAGGTCTGCATCAACCCGGCGGTCGGTGCGGACTCGGCGATCTCGGCCGGCTGCACGTGCCCGGGTTTGCCGGTCTTGGGTGTCAAAACCCAGATCACGCCGTCCTCGGCGAGGGGCGTGATGGCGTCCATGAGCCGGTCGACCAGGTCACCGTCGTCGTCTCGCCACCACAGCAACACGACGTCCACCACTTCGTCCGCATCCTCGTCGAGCAGCTCGGAGCCACAGGCATCCTCGATGTCGGCCCGGATATCGTCGTCGGTGTCTTCGTCCCAGCCCAACTCTTGGACAATCTGATCTTTTTGGATGCCCAATCTCTGGGCGTAGTTCGGGTCAGAGTCCGTCCCCGCCGCGACCACCGTCGATCCTCCTTCAGCCTTCTCTACGGCCTTTTCAGGCGCTGCTCAAATGCTTGTGGGCATTATCGTCGCACGCCAGTGTTCAGCCCACCTCAATACGCCGTATCGCAGCGCCGCAGCGCGTTTTCCTTGGCCGTGTTCAGCCGGTTCTTCGCGGTGTTGAACGCGTCCACCCCACCGTCGTTGATCGCGCCCACCACGCCACGTGCCGCGTCGACCCATTCGGTCAGCATGCCGCGCAGGTCAGCGGGCAGAGCGTCGTTCACGTCGGCGCTGACCAGGTCAGCGCTGCGGTTGAGTGCGGCGATGGCCGGGCCGGTCGTGGCGGGCACGTCACCGGGCCGGTTGTTGGCCGCATCGACGTACGCGTTCACGGCGTTGACCACGTCCACCGACGTCGAGCTCAGATCCTCGCAGGCCGTGTGCACCGCCTTGGTCGTCAGCGACGCCTGCCGTTCGGACTCCCGGGCCGCCGAACTCGACTCGGACGCCTCGATCGACGCCGAAATCGAGGCCCGGTACTCCGGTACCGCCCCCGAATCGGCCTCGCCTGACCCGTCGACCACCACTGTGCATCCCACGACGACCGTCGCCAACGCCGCTGCACTACCCACGGCGAGGGCGGCCATCCGTAGCTGCTCCCCACGCTGCCTCACTACCGGCACGATCTGCAGACGTTACCGGTTCGGACCAGTTCTGACCGGTTCATTGCACTGCCCACCCCCAGCGGCCGAGATACGGCACGATAGGTGGACGATAGAGGTGCCACAAGCACATGTAGTTGGAACCGCCTGACAAGGAGCGGAAGTTGACCACCGAGTTCGCGCGCCAGGATCTGGCCCAAAACTCCAGTACCGCAGCAGAACCCGACCGGGTACGGGTGATCCGAGAGGGTGTCGCGTCGTATCTGCCCGACATAGATACGGACGAAACCGCCGAATGGCTGGAGTCATTCGACGAACTGCTCGACCGGTCCGGACCGGCCCGCGCGCGCTATCTGATGTTGCGCCTGCTGGAGCGCTCCCGCGAGAAGCGCGTGGCGATCCCCGCGCTGACCTCCACCGATTACGTCAACACGATCCCCACCGAACTTGAGCCCTGGTTCCCCGGCGACGAGGACGTCGAGCGACGCTACCGCGCCTGGATCCGATGGAACGCCGCCATCATGGTGCACCGCGCTCAGCGCCCGGGAGTCGGTGTGGGCGGCCATATTTCGACATACGCATCG
Proteins encoded:
- a CDS encoding helix-turn-helix domain-containing protein, producing the protein MSTNADELTAVIAALVAAAQTTTDAEPPRTLLTVSETAEMLRCGQTTVYQLLKDGRLASVKIGRRRLVRADAVERFIDAGGAAA
- a CDS encoding site-specific integrase, producing MFDDLEQQGVLPRNVANLVKSLPVARPELSTLDDDQAAALLDATTEDCFHVAWRLALSGLRRGEILALAWDSVDLDAGTVTIAAARIAVAGGSVTGATKTKSSERTLPLPPDLAAALKLEAERQKELRKLLGNRWPNSGLVVVDDSGAPPHPDTLSKAWREALAGAGLPHVRLHDARHSCATLMHLDGVPAAVIAAWLGHTDARFTLSVYAHANDNALATAAASLSKVTGKRPKQDAE
- a CDS encoding peroxiredoxin, whose product is MLDVGTAAPDFTLRDQNNRPVTLSALRDKNVLLVFFPLAFTGVCEGELGEIRDNLPRYENDDTATLTVSVGPPPTHKIWSVQSGFTFPVLSDFWPHGAVAQSYGVFNADAGYPNRGTFVIDRSGIIRFAEMMEPGQARDQSVWVKALAALRT
- a CDS encoding DUF3052 domain-containing protein; amino-acid sequence: MVAAGTDSDPNYAQRLGIQKDQIVQELGWDEDTDDDIRADIEDACGSELLDEDADEVVDVVLLWWRDDDGDLVDRLMDAITPLAEDGVIWVLTPKTGKPGHVQPAEIAESAPTAGLMQTSSAKLGDWTASRLVQPKSKAAGRR